The sequence below is a genomic window from Ficedula albicollis isolate OC2 chromosome 2, FicAlb1.5, whole genome shotgun sequence.
CTTCAGCCCTCATGGATAAGGTGAATTATGGAGTAGGAATTCCATAGTAAGGAACTCCCAGGAGATTTCCTCCAATTGACAACAgtgaaatgaattttaaaaactctttaaaaattattatttccaagAAAACTCTGCAGTAATTTGTCTAATGAACATCCCACCAGTGCTGACACTCCCAGATTTTCCAgaattaccaaaaaaacccGCACAATTAGAAGGTACTTACTTTTTTTGCTCCTAggacagcattaaaaaaaacaggataaaattagagaaaatttcCATTCCAATTTCTATGGGTCCAGCAGCTCCTTAGCCAAactaattaataattaatggattaattaattaacataTTTAATGAAGTTTGGAGCTGATGAACCTTCCAGAACTCCACGAAGTTTGTGAACCAACACCACAGAAaacaagtttattttcattttaataacaaGGAAAGGAACATTATGTGATGTTATCCAAAAGGATTTTCCCATCTGGGCAGCCTGAGAATTCCCAATCCTAGTATGTGCTGACAGAATTCAGGATTCCAATTTTTGGGTGATTCCAAACATTCTTACAGCACCTTTTTGCTTCCATGAGCAGCCAAACATTATGTTCAgtcctgaaaaaaatccagatttccaaggaaataaagcttctaaacaaggaaaaattggggaaaaaatgtcattttgctTCTGTACCCATTATCTTCCTGGAAGAACCTGGGAAAAAGGAAGTTTAATCACACAAACCATCACCTTTCAACATTTTCCACCCAAAACTGCCATTTTTACCTCCTCAAACACAAAGTTTTAAGATTAAAAACCACATGCTGGCATTGGGAATGCTCTCCACTGAGAACAGCCCAAAAATTCAGGATGAGTTCAAGGACCAACAGGGAAATCAAAATATCTCCTGCAGGTTTCACTCCCCAAAAGTGGCTCTTTCCAAATTCCAAATTGATTTCATTCCCTAAAATTGGCTCTTCCCTGAGTCAGACCCTTGTCATCACCTTTGCTATGAGACAAAGCTCCCCATTCCAGGAAAACACCACCATTCCCATCCTTGATCACCTCCAAACACAATTTTCTGCTCAAAGCTGAAAATTCCTCATGAGATCATCACGGATATGGGAAATCAGCAGtagggaaaggcagggaatgTGTCACCTTcaggagaaacagggaaaaaagagctGGGAAGGAACAGCCCAGGTGAGGAAAAATCCTACCTGAAGGTCAGGGAGaactgggacacacctggaaaaggaaagaattacaGCAAAACAGCTTGGAAAAAGTGAATTCCTCATCCCTAAGGACTGTGATCATCAGGATCCAAATCAATTCCAAATCATCAGTGACCTGGATGCGACAGAACAAATCCATATGGGATTTCTGGGAACGCCcatgcagcagcctcagcaagTTTAGTTAGGGAAGTAATCCCTCAAAAACCCCATGGAGCACAACAGCAGGCTCTGCCCGTTCCCAAAATAGCTTGGAAATGGATCcctccctcaaaaaaaaaaccagggagAGGACAAACACCACCAAGGTGATGGAAATTAGGCAACAACAGCACAAGGAAagagggacaggtgagataaGCAGAGTCCAGGTGCACCCAGAGCTGATTTTCCAGGTTCCCAGCTCCAGGATAAGTTTGGAAAGGCAGCCAAGGGGGCTGGGATATGGGATGGattggctgctctgtgccaggacacggcagcagctccagtttcCCTTTGCAGCAAGTGACTGGACAAAAAAATgacaggaatggggagaggagcagaTCCTCAaggcacctggagcagctggggatgtgggggatCCCTAAATTCCCTTCCCTACCAGGGCAGGAATAACACTGACCCCTTTATCTCTCCCCACCCAATCCAGATTTATAGAAGTGAGGCTTTAATACACCAGGAGTATTCCCAAAAAACAGGGAATATGTCCCCACAATCTGTGGAAAACCACAAAGGTGTAGGGAGACCCCCCTACCCATCCCTTACCTGTAAGAGAattccaaaatcctgggaaaggaaaaggaccACAAAGACATGGAGAATCCTAAaatccctcccttccctgtgtctgGCAAGGGGAAAGGGATCTCCCAGATAATGAGGGGATCTCCCACCTCCTCTTTTTTGGGGTGTGAGTGGAAGAGAAACCCCACTGGGAATATGGAGGGGGCTTCCATATGCCCCTTTCCAGGACTTCTAAAGGAAAAGGAACCTGAAACACTGGGAGTGGTGAGTGTCACTACAATATTCCCTTGGGATTTTAAGTGGGGGAAGTAATCCCAAGAAACAAGGGCATCCCCAAATCTTTTCCTTCAAGAGTCTTGGGGGACTCCCATGACCCCCTTTCCAGACCTATTAAGagaaaaaggactgaaaatatggggaaaggggagaggtCACCCCAGCATTCCCTGGGATTCTATGCATGGAAAAGTCATCCCAAAAACCAagagcaccccaaatcctccccctCAGGACTCTGGGGGAATGGAATGGACCCTAAAAGACCCCAAACTCCCTTTTTTAAGGATTTAACAGGAGGAGAGACCCCCTACATGTAAGAAAAGATCCCCAAAACTCCCCTCTTCCCACCACTGTGGGGGAAGGAGCCTCATTCCCTATGAggggacccccaaatccctctttcAACAGGAGAAGTGCCCTAAAGAGAATAAAAGGGGTGACCACAACCTCCTTCTTGGGGATTCTGAGATGATAAAGGAACCTTACACACCCTGAAGGGCGCCCTGAGCACCTTTCCCCCAAATATCATGAGGGGCCCCTCCACCTCCCGCCCTAGAGGGATAAAGGACGCTCTGGAGACGCTCGAAACTCCCACTATCGAGGCTCAGGGAGAGGGATAAAGGACCTTAAGTAGGGATATAAAGATTCCTAGGGGCTGGAAACCAGGACTCACCCAGAGCGCTGACCCCTCAATACCCCTCCGCACCCTTCGGCCGCCGCCGGGATAGAGGAGGGCAGCGCGCGCCGCGCGGAGGGTTATGGGGGAGGCGCGTACCACACGTAGCGCACGGGAGGGGTGGTGAAGGGGGGACCCAACGTGTGGCATCCACAGCGCGCTGCCTGTCCCCCCCTACACTAAAAGAAACATGTGGAACATCACGGTGGAGTGGAAACGGGATGCGCGAACCACCCCCCGTAACTATTAGGATGCGCCGGCCCCCCTTTTTCTTGCCAAGTTGGATTCGTCCTTGTACCTCCGCTAGCGCCCGTGGGTTGTACCACTCTGCGAAAAGGGGGATGCGTCACGTCGCTGCTTCCCCCACGCTACTTCCCTGCCTCCGTCGGGATGATTCCCTGTATTTTACAGGGGGAGttaaggagaggaagagaaccCGCGCTGTGCGTGCGGCGCGCTGTCTCCCTCCGCGCACCTCTTCTCCCTCCCGTGAAAGCCAAGTGGAACAGCTCAAGGGGGAAAGAGCCGTGAGGAGGGGGGCAGCGGGTTGGCGCTCTCCCCCCTTTTCGCAGAGTGGTACAACCCATAGGCGCTGGTGGGGCTAGGAGGAAGAATCCAACTCAGCGAGGCAAAGGGGGGGAAGCAGCGCGACTTAGTGGCTGTGGCGGGGCGCGCGCATGCGGGGGAGCGGAGCGGAGACAAAGGCGCCGCCGCGccccccccaccccatccccGCATCCCTCCCCGGTTATAACGCGCCCCCCATTCCCATGGATGCGGGGGTCGCTCCATGCCCGGGTGGTGGTGGAGGCAGCAGCGCATCACCCGGGGGGGTGTCGGTGAAGATGTCGCTTCGCCGCGCCTACTCCATCAAGGACAAGCTGCAGGCCATCGAGAGGGTGAAGAAGGGCGAGCGCCAGGCGTCGGTGTGCCGCGCTTTCGGGGTGCCGGGGGGCACGCTCCGGGGCTGGCTGAAGGACGAGGCGAAGCTGCGCTggttcctggagcagctgggcgGCGAGGTGGGCACCCAGCGCAAGAAGATGCGCTTGGCCAACGAGGAGGAGATCGACCGCGCCGTCTACGCCTGGTTCCTCGCCCTTCGCCAGCACGGCGTGCCGCTCTCCGGACCCCTCATCCAGGCGCAGGCGGAAGCCTTCGCCCGGCAGATCTACGGGCCTGAATGCACCTTCAAGGCGAGCCACGGCTGGTTCTGGCGCTGGcagaagccccccccccccccccccccccccccccccccccccccccccccccccccccccccccccccccccccccccccccccccccccccccccccccccccccccccccccccccccccccccccccccccccccccccccccccccccccccccccccccccccccccccccccccccccccccccccccccccccccccccccccccccccccccccccccccccccccccccccccccccccccccccccccccccccccccccccccccccccccccccccccccccccccccccccccccccccccccccccccccccccccccccccccccccccccccccccccccccccccccccccccccccccccccccccccccccccccccccccccccccccccccccccggcggctACGGCGACGAGCAGATCTACAACGCCAACATCACCCGGCTCTTCTGGAAGCTTCTTCCCGGCGCCGGGATCGCGGCGAGGCGTCCGGCCCGCGGCGAGCGCGTCACGGTGCTGCTGGCCGCCAACTTGACCGGCTCCCACAAACTCAAACCCTTGGTGGTCGGGGGTCTCCGCGATCCCGCCAGCCTCCGGCATCACAACCAGGAGAAATTCCCGGCTTGCTACCGCTACAGCCGCGAGGCCcggctggcccccccccccccccccccccccccccccccgctaCAGCCGCGAGGCCCGGCTGGCGCCGGCGCTCCTGCGGGCCTGGTTCTTCGAGGACTTCGTGCCGGGCGTCAAGCGGTTCCTGCGGcggagctgcctgcagcagaaggccgtgctgctgctcagctccgCTCCCTCCCGCTCCGCGCCGGGGGCTGAGGATTCCCCGCCGCTCCAGACTCCGGATGGGTCCATCCGCGCTCTCTTCCTCTCCAAGGGCCCATCCGGGAGCGGCGTGGCCGGAGCAGGAGGCCGAATCCCGGCGCCGCTGGAGCAAGGGGTGGTGTCGGCCTTCAAGCAGCTCTACAAGCGGGAGCTGCTGCGCTTGGCCGTGTCCTGCGGTGGCCCCGGCGGTCCCGCCGACTTCGTGCGCTCCTTCCTCCTCAAGGACATGCTGTGCCTGGCCGGCCTCTCCTGGGATCTCATCCCGCCCGGATCCATCGAgaagtgctggctgctggggctgcgcGCCGCCTtcgagccccccccccccccccccccccccccccccccccccccccccccccccccccccccccccccccccccccccccccccccccccccccccccccccccccccccccccccccccccccccccccctgctgggGCTGCGCGCCGCCTTCGAGCCGCAGCCCGGCGAGGAAGAGCACGGGGACACGCCGGGAGGGGAGGAAGGCGGAGGGGACAGCAAGGTCTTCAGTGACCTGACCCACCTGGCCGCCTTGGCCTTCAAGCGCTTGGCTCCCGAGGAAGTGTCCGACTGGTTGCACTTGGATGACGCGGCTCCGGGtgcggaggaggaggaggaggaggatggcgAGGAAGACGCCGAGGAGGAAGGCGGCGAGAGCTGCGTGgtggaggaggatgaggaggaggaagcagctggtGGCAAAAGgggtgaggaaggaggagatgcTTTGCTGCCCACGGCTCGGGAAGCCATCCAGGGCCTGGAGACGGCGCTGCGctggctggagggacaggaccccCGGGAAGTGGGGCCGCTGAGGCTGGTGCAGCTCCGCTCCCTCATCTCCATGGCCCAGCGGCTGCACCGCGGCCACAGCCCCCAGTCCTAGGGCACTTTTTGGCTACCAACCACCCCTGGTTGgccacagagctggggacactCTGGTTGTGCTAGGGGGATGGTGGTGGAGGTGCCACTCACCCCTCTGTGACCGTGACTCCTTGGGGATCAGGAAGCCCAGATGCCTGTGGGTCACAAATTTTGTGCAACAACTCGAATTCCAGGGTTTTTCCTTACCTAAATATATTTAGGAGGTGCTATTTTTTACACCCCTCGTGGCCCCTGGTCACTGGCACTGCCAGAAATGGGGTGGATGTCCCCCCCAAATTGCCCAGTTCCCCCAGTTTCATGGGGAGAAGGGGTGAGGGAAGGacctgctcagcatccctgggatAATGGGGGATGTCACActgaaaatccccaaatcccagagcagggctgaggtggcCACAGCCAGCTGGACTGGGGTCACTCTTGAGGTGCTGCAGGGGAATTATTCCACCTTGGAAGAGGCTGGTGACGCCCTTCCCACTGCCAAAACAGAATCCTGTTAAACCAGGatggtttggggctggtttaAGACAACTTCATTCAGGCACTGGATTGGGAAAGGGACACTTGGGTGGCATCTGGGGGAGAGAGTCACCTCCATCATTCCCATCACAGCTGGGAACACCTGGACCATGGAGACCTGCTGAACTAGGTATCATCACCTGAGCATCCTCATGGGGCTGAaggctccagggatgggggttGAGCTGTTCCTCACGGGGTTTGTGgggtggctggggctggaagaCACATCTGGGTCACTTGAGGTTAGAGCAGGGagggctcctggcactgccttggAATACTGGAGGCATTTGATAGGAATTTAGCAGCTCCTGACCTGACTTGGATGAAATTTTAGGGTGTTTAGCCAAAATATTAGAAGAGGGAAATTAAATGAACAACTCATTGCTGCCGTGCCCGTGTCAGCAGGCAGGTGGGGGTTTGTACTTGTTGGGTCTTTGTCTCCTCGCTGCAGAGTTTCTGGaaattaaatggatttttattccCACGTGGAGGTGGTCGTCTGTGAACTGTCACATGGAGCCatcccagagggatttggggtggcaccagggggaCTTTCATGGGGTTGTGTCCTTTCAGTGTGGCCTTTCCCACACCAATGGGGTAAAATGATGTaaaatcacatttctgtttATCATTTTTTGCACCAAAATAGCcacacaaaaacattttggaGCTTGGGATGTGGCTCATTTCAAGCAGGAGTTTGTAAATGAAAGGAGGCTTCAGTTCTGTGACAAGAAAGTTACAAAGATCAGCAgaaggtgctgggctggaggtCTCTGAACTGGTTTTGGGGGGGTGAGAATATAaaattatggaatggtttgagctggaagggacctgcaaGGCCATCAAATTCCAACCCTCTGCTGTgttcagggacaccttccactatcccaggttgctccaagctcagtccaacctggccttggacatttacagggatggagcaaccacatctctgggaattccattccagctcctcaccaccctcaaagggaggaattccttcccaatatcccatctaagcctgtcctctggcagtgggaagccattcccccttgtcctggcactccaggcccttATCCAAAGTCAGGGCTCAGCATCCAGATGTTCCCACTAGCAAtgttttgcacagaaaaaaaccttttcatcCTCAAAGCAGTTCCCAAATTGTCACTAATGGCATCTGTGCAGGTGCCATGAGGCTAATGGAGCTTAACTAGGGTGTGGAAAAGGCTCAGATCCTCTCTGGATGGGCAAGTTTGAGTTTCTACCCCTTCAAtactcccagagctgggagcagatcagggcatccatccctgctgccagggaggaattgtggagtttttttggcTGGTTGAGCTCTTGTCCATAGTTTTGGAACGTGGGCAGCATCCTCATGGATGTGGCTCTGACCACAGGGATACAGCCattctcccagccccagcagggttAAATTGGGATCACCCCATGCCCAAAAAtctctccccagtgctgcacatCCCACACCAGCTTCAGCCTTGGTGGCCTTGGTTCCACCACCATCTCCAGTGACCAGGCAGCCAGTATGGCACTGGCTCCATCCCCGGAAACTATGGATGTCACCTTCCCATGGTGGCTTCCACAGCCCCCCAGGGACCACAAAAAGCCACAGCCCCATTGCTCTGGCCACGTTTATTTggttccagccctgcagaggtaACACGTGTCCccacctcctcccacccccaTCCAGGTTCTCCTGAAGATGCCAGGATCGCCCTACTCCTCAGAGGAGCTCCCTTTGGTCCCCATCACCCCTCCTGTCCCAGAAGGGGCTCATCCACTAGTCCTTGGCCATGTCACACGCCCGGTTGGTGGCCGCCTCCACGGCATCCATGACGGTGGCGCGGAGCgctcccttctccagctggtGCAGGGCGTAGATCGTGGTGCCCCCGGGCGTGCAGACGTCCCCCCGCAGCTTGGCCGGGTGCTCCCCCGTCTCCAGCAGCATCTTGGCTGCACCCTGCAGGACGCCAGGACATCAAGAAGGTGAGATgtgggaattcccaaattcccctctcTGTGGCTGGATGGTATCACCATCTGTGTTGGGTTGGTGTGGCCAggaatgtgtattctgtcaccatctgttgaaaccgggtggggcagtgattcctgaTGTCTGTGGCACacaccatctgctaatgggccatctttaagacaaggtGAGGCAATCATCTTGaccttttccacaacccatccttcctccaggaagatatcatctgctgctggcccattgagtcccactgtgtgactgataaaattacatcatcccactgggagatgctccagccagggggaggagccaagcctttcccacttagataaaaaactgagattttggacagcaagttactttctttccactggattccagaggaacactGGACCTTTCCTCATTATCTCtaaatcttcagaaaaaaactgcaccttctacaggagcactgctccagctgaaccacatctgccactgcaggaggatgcagccaccattcaatgggactgctgccaacaccctgactgactgacgggggtgtcaggttgtattcagactctgtcagggttgggatggTTCTTTTGTaatattgtatttctattttaattttccgagtaaagaactgttattcctaattcccctatctttgcctgagagccccttaatttcaaaattataataacaaTTTGGAGGAAGgtggtttacattctccatttcaaagagaagcttctgcctttattggcagacacctgtccttcaaaccaggacaccatcCCAACACCCCCATGGTGAGGGGATGTCCCAATGCCATGCCCTTCACCCTACTGGTAACCTCATTTTGGCTTCCaagaggggaaactgaggcagagcagcatcCAGCACCTCATCCCAATGGATATTGTGGAGCCCaggtgttggagtcagtgagtcagaggtctctctgaattcttcagagagaaatcagagtgcagggattgagtAAGTTTTAGAGTGAGTTCTAAGgtttttagtaagtaaaaggtctCAAATGGCACAGGAGCAGTGagtgttctagtgaaggttgtaaacatactgatatcttcagtagaCGCTCCAAGCCCACAGTTTTAGACAGaacttagacataatagagttacagtaagaatattgcttacattttttagataCAACAAGATAGAGTGTATGCATAGTGTTACACgtgtaacctggtgtgctaagaaactagaattctaataggttaaagAGTGGTGGTGTGAGCTTGaatcttagcttgttggaaaaatgcTATATAAGACCATGTATTGGGACAGTTGCTGCTTTTAGCTATTCAGTCCTCATCCCAATGGATATTGTGGAGCCCaggtgttggagtcagtgagtcagaggtctctctgaattcttcagagagaaatcagagtgcagggattgagtAAGTTTTAGAGTGAGTTCTAAGgtttttagtaagtaaaaggtctCAAATGGCACAGGAGCAGTGagtgttctagtgaaggttgtaaacatactgatatcttcagtagaCGCTCCAAGCCCACAGTTTTAGACAGaacttagacataatagagttacagtaagaatattgcttacattttttagataCAACAAGATAGAGTGTATGCATAGTGTTACACacgtaacctggtgtgctaagaaactagaattctaataggttaaagAGTGGTGGTGTGAGCTTGaatcttagcttgttggaaaaatgcTATATAAGACCATGTATTGGGACAGTTGCTGCTTTTAGCTATTCAGTTTTTAGCCActgttgcttttagccattctggcttctagccatttgcttattttaagaTTACCCAACAAGTAGGAGCCTATAGAGCACCGGGGGTCAGAAAGAACCCCACgcccaggggcaggagggaaggggagcgATGCCCGGGACTCACCAGCAGCGTCTGCGCCGCGATCCTGCTGGCCAAGGCGCCCGGCATTCCCATCTTCACCGCCCCCTCGGC
It includes:
- the TIGD5 gene encoding tigger transposable element-derived protein 5; its protein translation is MRGSGAETKAPPRPPHPIPASLPGYNAPPIPMDAGVAPCPGGGGGSSASPGGVSVKMSLRRAYSIKDKLQAIERVKKGERQASVCRAFGVPGGTLRGWLKDEAKLRWFLEQLGGEVGTQRKKMRLANEEEIDRAVYAWFLALRQHGVPLSGPLIQAQAEAFARQIYGPECTFKASHGWFWRWQNPGGYGDEQIYNANITRLFWKLLPGAGIAARRPARGERVTVLLAANLTGSHKLKPLVVGGLRDPASLRHHNQEKFPACYRYSREARLAPALLRAWFFEDFVPGVKRFLRRSCLQQKAVLLLSSAPSRSAPGAEDSPPLQTPDGSIRALFLSKGPSGSGVAGAGGRIPAPLEQGVVSAFKQLYKRELLRLAVSCGGPGGPADFVRSFLLKDMLCLAGLSWDLIPPGSIEKCWLLGLRAAFDPLLGLRAAFEPQPGEEEHGDTPGGEEGGGDSKVFSDLTHLAALAFKRLAPEEVSDWLHLDDAAPGAEEEEEEDGEEDAEEEGGESCVVEEDEEEEAAGGKRGEEGGDALLPTAREAIQGLETALRWLEGQDPREVGPLRLVQLRSLISMAQRLHRGHSPQS